Genomic segment of Salvia hispanica cultivar TCC Black 2014 chromosome 2, UniMelb_Shisp_WGS_1.0, whole genome shotgun sequence:
ggtgcatatcgtgtcaacggcatatacaagtcatgtcaactacggtacatatcgtgtcaactacatgtacaagccatgtcaactatgttactccctccgttccggctaagatgacacattgcttagccagcacggggttttaggagttattggttaaagtgtttaattggagagaaagaaggtgggtgtaaacattaaagtagagagataaagaaagatgaatattttaataggagtgagaaaaagtggttgagtgtattaattggagagagaaagttaccaaaaaagaaaatgtgtcatcttagttgggacaaactaaaaaggaaaacgtgtcatcttaagcgggacagagggagtacatactatgtcaactacacatagaaccatgttaacaacaattataagtcatgtcaacaacaattataagccatgtcaactacacatagaaccatgtcaacaacaattataagccatgtcaactacacatagaaaccatgtcaacaacaattataagtcatgtcaacaacacgtaCAAATCATGTCGACAACaattataaccaaatgtcaactacactttcaagccatgtcaacaacaattcagtcattttataaaaacaatatactatttaatcttagttttagttattttattttaacaatattctcttctttctctttccctttctcctgttgtttttctttgttcttttCAACTTGTGCGTCATCCATTGGGCCTGCAGCGGGTGGTGAGATAGGAGAGGCTGATTCATTGGCTCACCCCTTTAGGACATAACCTGGCGATGTAGGGatattttctctgtttctttctTCTGCATACTGCTTGTAAATTAGTTCTACAATGTTAGTATATAAACTGTAGGAGTAATCTAATGTCAACTCAGAGAAACATATGTACACAAAATGATGTACTTACTTCATCAAAGAAATgtccaaatttaaaagttggaaattcagtcaaatcttcaagaacttccttttctttttcagcaaTAACTATTGATTCAGATATTGTTTTCCAGTGATCAAAAGTATCAGGCTTGTCTTGAAGGAACGTCTTGGACAAATGAAGAAACTTGTCGGCCATAGATTCAAGTGGAGTCGCTTGGCTTCCAAGTGCAGATCTAGCCATATCACACAccaatccaaataaaaaattagatttgatGTGTGAGAGAGCTTCTTTAAGGACCTTGACAAGATTGATCTTCCCGTAATTCATGTGATTAATGGTTTTCACTACATTATGTATGAATTCTTTTGGGAGTAGGTTTTGGGAAGACCCAACACCACTGTCATCAACATCAGGCATTTATTGTTGAGGCACTTGTTCTTCCTCAATGGACCCAACTTCACCGCCAACGACTGCCTTTCTCTCCACCACGATATCATCTCCCGTCTCCTCCCCCATTACATCATCTGGTCCAAAACatacagtatatatatatatatatatgtaccacatcattcattcattcattcattcagaaaaacatttcatattttggaaCGGAGTGGAGCCACGGCTGTGCCTCACCGAATCACACATCATCAAAGAGCTTCTGTCCAAATATAGCAGCCTCTCCGTGAAATCCTGGCTCCAGCAGCAGGGCTCCAAGCATTTCACCGGCCGCGGCCTCTTGATGGCTAACGGCAACGACTGGTACCACCAGCGCCATATCAATAGTCAACAATCAATTAGTGAAATCGATCTTGTTTATAATGTGAATATAACTATGTCAACAGtcattcaaacaagcatacactatgtcaatatCCTGTTTATAATGCACAGTCTAATTAGTGAAATTGATCCTGTTTATAATGTGAATATAACTATGTCAACAACCATTCAAACAAAcatacactatgtcaacaaTATACAATATCATGTTAAAAGATGTATACTTTTATagctatgtcaatagctattgaataaaatgtcaataatcttaaaaatttaaacaaatccttaactGGAAGGTGATGCTTGATGTTCTCTGATGTTCAATTGCGCTTCTTCAATtgctaatcaacaaaaaaatcatcagaAATTGAATTCATAAGAAAACTGATTATTCTAGCATtaatcacaacaaaaaaaatcatcagaAATTGAATTCATAAGAGAAATCATCCACAATTCCACATCAATGTCGCAACCAGATCGGCCCCAAATTCTGGGAGGTAAATTGcgacaaatttatttttgtcaaatttagCAGGAATGTCAAATTCTCAATCATCCACAACTTCCGATTCTACCATcgctaatcaacaaaaaaaaattagcagGATtcgaattcataaaaaatgaaaccaGATGTGTTTTAATACACCAAAATTGaagcaatatacttaaaatttgaatcaatttcttaacctgAAAAAGTCGCTTCAACCGTCGCCTATTTGGAATGCCTATTCTCTTCGATCGCTGCTTCAGCCAATTCAGCTTCAATCGATGTTTCAACCGATTCTTTTCGATTTTGCTTTTCTATCGTCATTGTAGAAAACTCTGTTTGAATGTTTAcggtttgaattttgaagatcaGCGAGATTTTGCAGATTTTGAAGGGGTTTGAATTGTATGAATTgtatgaagatttgaagatttttcaACATagaggttttaagaaattggatTGAAATacgtttttatgttttaagtttttttattaatgaaattacaattatacccccttgttgacataatgtggtatttgttgacattttgttaatcttgtggattagtggcccatattgcatctcatttctcaatttagctaaataatctcaacctaacaagaccctatatatatatatatatatattaagtcACCTCTATTTGTATATATCCTAAGTATATAACTCATTTTTGttgtaaaaactaaaaatattgtCTTGGATGTATGAAGCAAATATATTGACAATTAAATTAACTGCAACcgtaaaaaatggaaataagtaaaaattatGCTATGTTTgcaatttgaataataatgtTGCACTTATCCAATTAAAAATCTCATGCTGAATGGTGAAATAGCTACATcttcttttattaaatatggatttaaatttttccATAGCTAAATTAACTACacttgaagaaaatgaaactaaatgTTCATTCCACTCCTTATGAAATTTGAACCCTAATATTGCACAAAGAATGAACTGAAAGTAGTCCTCTATTGTTATTTAAATGTAGATTCTCATTTGATTATATAcaaattagattttaaaaagCATAATTTTACATGGTTAGATGGGGTCTCACTTCTCACTTGGCATAATGATATGTCTACCGAATACCATTATGCACAATTTAACGATAacgattatttaatttacatgtAAAACCcatgaaaacaacaaaaatatctcaaacataataatatttccaAGGTTGATGATAAATGGTTGGCATGGCTGTCAAATATTAATAGAACAATATTAtttacacacacatatatgcACATACtcatcatattttcttttaatggCGACAAGACGATCGACAACTATGAGTGAATTGTCAAAATCCTTCGTTTTCTTTCATAATTTACACCGTCTATGTTCTTTGCCTTAACTCGTCACattccattttctttcattGAATTGTGGAGGTTCCAATCAACTGTGACTTTTTTGTATTTCTTAGTTTTTGATtggttgaaacttgaaaggtTGAATCATAGAGAGCATATCGAATGGATCGAGAAGGCAGTCAACGCAATTTAGTGAAGATTTTCTTGATTCCAGCTTCTAggaaaattgtgttgaaattaaataaacaaattgaaccatgatttttcattatttagcATGAAACATGCAAATTTAATTAGGTCATTGTATTGTGCCACAAACTTGGTACTTCAGAGTTTTTGTGcatgaactattttttcaacaaaaatatgcCTCGtcacatataaatatttgttttttgtttttttcaagGAATTTACACAGAGACAATGTTCTCTATCCCGGGGCGTCCGTTTCGTTTTGGTCTTGTATGCGAGTCCGGCGTGCTTGTGTTGGCTTCGGGCGACGTGTGCAAATTAGTTGTGTGACATTACGATGCCTCGACCTGTAGTCCGCATAATCCCGTCCACCTCGTTTGACTAGCCTTTAATCGGTTCAGGTCATGTAGAGTGTTATGTTGGGGTCactaaattttcataaaattgcaattttcaatattgttGATTTGCTTTTTatccctaaaccctaaacatTTCCGCTTACAACGTATGCCACAAGAAAATTGACTTATTATTACACTAGAAAAATTCACcgaaaaatatactccatttggGGAAATTGACATATTAGAATATGTAATAACAGGTGATTATGCAATAATAGAGTCTATGCTCCATATGttatataaaacaaatctaGTATCACATCAAAGTGTCAAATATGGTTAAGACTACACTCATTTACTACAgctgaaattttataaaatctcCAGCAtacttataatataatattaattgatttactCCATCCATTTAAACCTAttcattaattactactacaatttttttactttggaTAACAAAACAACTAAGAATTCAAATTCAGGGTCTGTTTCAGTGTCAATTCGATGAAATTAACCAAAAACGTGAGTTgttttctaaataatttaaatactatatggagtatataagtTTTATGTCCTTTTTAGATTTGGTTCAGTACGTGGCATTTGCACATGAGTCGACAAGTGTTAAGATATACTAGTAGCCATATAATTAGTCAAACAATGGTACTAATATTCAATATTCCAAGTCGTATTCATAGCCATATTTCCTTGATTGACTTTGAACATATGACGTGAGAAAATTACATAAGCtatattattcataaattgaatttagagTTGAAAGTGAGTGTACCATGTCTAACTAAAGGTATTGAACCCAAGAGCTATAACTGGGCTTTGGCTtatatttaaacattaaatcatgtTCATTTATAGACAATgaccacaaaaatattatccttgataaataaatttatctagtAGTCATTTAAGCTATATGTCTGATCACTTTTTTAATCacaacatatttataaattacatttGACTAAATATGGATGACCAGACATGCCCAATTTCAATTTCCTCACAACATCACTTCATCATTGAAACATAGATATTGAACAATCTTTTACATagtcaaaaatcaaacaatgaaATCAAAATTGCCTTCAGGCTGAGTTCTtcaaacacaaataatataCTTGAGCCATCTCTAACCTATGTCAATACAATTAGCTATAAACCTATTGAGTCCCCTTCTTCACCTTTCCCTCAATGGAAGTTGTTTTCAATGGCGCTTCTCGATTCTGACTAGTCATCAGCGCCTCTCGTAGACTAAAAGATCGACTAGAGTCAAAACTCAACTGCTTACTTTAGGGGTCTTGAGAAGATGTACGCTCTTCACGAATCCTTTGCCAAACTCACCCACAGCTTTTAGTGTGTCAAATAGATCTTTATCCTCGCCAATGTCATCTCTATCGCGCTTCTGCAGGCATTGTAAGTGCCAGGGTTGAGAGATTAAGTGTTGCTTTTAGCAAACCACACAGAGAtgataagaaataaatattttcttaccTTTGAACTGCTATTTGCACATGTAAGACCAATGGCATCGCCCCCAAGAGAATCACACCAAACCTTGAACGTGTCGGGGAACTCTCTCTGCATCATGGCACAAGAAACAGCTCAGTATGCACGGTCAATAAGACGTCGGTCAGCAAAAATAAACGTAATTCTGTTCCTCACCTCAATTTCAGagatcaaatatttttgtggatCAAAGCCCACCATCAGCTTGTTCTTCAGCTCGTCCGTgttctttttcatctcttcCTGCAGTAGGAAGGGTTGGAAGGCTTTGCTAGCATTCCCTCGTATCACTTGCTTGCCTACACAGAGTTACGTACAATTACAACCAGAACTGGattgttttttcaaatatgTGGTGCAAGGTATGCCAGGAtccctccaacaacaaacctAGTTTAAGTTCGGATGGGAATAGAAGACGGTGTGGATAGGGGAGTTTATCCCTGTGCAGAAGAACTACGGCATTGTAGTTGTTCAGAGGTGTGCGGAAAAGGCGCTGCAAGAAAAACACATGTATATTTATAACTATCCATCACAAAGAAAGcaaaacaatgaagaaaatattgtGGGAGGATGGACTCACTTCCCATCCATAAGCATCAAGTTGATTCTTCATAACGACGTTGGTCAATAAATTTGCACTGCTGGTTGCATATGCCGCCAATCTCTTAAGCTCCTGGCACAACAGTCCCAATAGCAAATACATGATAAAATTCAACTTTGTAGAAAATTGTAATTGCAAACAAAATAGAGATTCTAGAGCTACTAACTGCTGCTGTAGGCGATTGCATGGTCCAAGCTTCAGATTCCTTGTCATAACTAGTAGCCAGAAACATGGCAGGTTTAACATTATGCATATTCACTTCATACTGTTTTctatttgacatgaaagatTCCTGAAGAAAGATAAGATGTATTGAACAAAAGTTGCTCCAGAAATGAGAatatatgataataaaattctaatagCCGCAGTTACATTGATCTCTTTGCCATCATCAGGAGTTAAATCGCCATTGATATCAACAATTAAGGGAGAAAAACTCCAATCGTAATCTGACAACAATTGTAGGAATctgcagaaaatgaaaacgTCAGATTCCGATTAAACAATTAACTAAAAGTCAAAGAATATGAAGGAACTGAAAAACAGCAGTATTCCCAACTACTTGAGAAATGTAAATGCAAATGAAGTGACAACTATTTCTAACAGCAGTCAAATTCTTCTTCATGTTACAAATGATGAAGGGCGCATATTTCCTTTCAAAGCTAGTTTACCAAATATTTTCCTTCTTAGAGACTAAAAACATCAGGTTTTGTAAGTTTATTAGGCAAGTTTAACTACACATCAAGCAATGATCATATTTAGAACCAACTACACATCAAAAAGTCCAACTACCTATGAAGCTAAACAAATCCAGTGAAGCGAGGACTTggcaaataattaaaaccgagtccacaaaaatttgaaatgtgtTTTATGTTATGAAAGAGAAAATCAACCTCAGAAATCCAGTTATCCTGGAGCACGGAGGTCTAAATGGTAAGGGcttcaaaaataaatgtgCAACTAAAAGCTCAATAGCCTCTTCAGGTAATGAGTTTGATAATAGATGTGCAGACACCCAGCGTTTCGCAAGCCTACAAATGGAAAGGAAAAGATTACACATGTTGTGAATATAAAAGACTGGGATTTAAAGAGGCTAGTTCTCAGGGGAGAGGGTAGAAAAAAAACTTACCTAACAATAGGCCCATAAATTGGATAACGGCCTCGGAATCCATCAATCATGCTAGAATGTTGACCACGaagaaaaagttttttatCTGCGGATAGAACATGCTTTGTCTGGCCacctacaaataaaaaaagagttgaAGAACATTCAAACGCCCAAAATGTATTAACTGATCAGGATAAAAGGATCCCTTACCAAGTTTTTTCACCAAGCTTAAACCTCTCTCATGCAAAATTTTGAGACGGAATGCATACCCAGACACAAAAATATCTACATCATCCTCTGTAGCTGTGCATGTAATCCTAAACTTCGAGTGAAGACTGTCATGCAATCAATCGGATTACTTACTCATACATGCTGGTATAGAGACAGAATTCAAATCAATACCAAGTACCAACCTTTCTGCAATTCTGAGAAGGAAAGCAGTCTTGGTCTTCTCCATAGCTAGCTCATCCATAGGCCAATTTCCAGAACCTTCCAGCTATATTGAAACCAaagttaatataaaaagttgatgCATAAGAAACCTAGACATATACAAACATTTCTTGCCTGAATCATAACTTCTAACGGCTGTACACATGTTGCAGTATGCTTTTCCAGCTTTATTCTAGCGTTTTCCTTATTTGCTAATGGATGTGGAACAGGGGGGAAGACTGACGTCAACCTAAATGCTGTAAAATACATGTAAGCACCAAGCAATTCTTTTGAATAGGGGAGTAGAAGTAGAATGCTCTCAAAGAAacagatatatatatatatagaataggTTAGGAAAAGAAGAGGGAGAGAGATCAGATATATAGATGGTTAGGAACTTGAAATTTCTTTCGTTtcccatttttaaaaagttaccAGTGCAAGTATTAGAGAACTAAATATGGCATTGGACCCATGTTTACACTATAAATTGGATTGGAAAGCACCACCTTAACCAGTAAGTCCACTCAAGAAACCAAAAGGATGGACTCCTTGTTTGGCAAAGCTGGAATCTATACTCTgggggaggggggggggggggctGAGAATTTGTTAGTATAGTTTAGAAGTAGAAATTGCAATATGCTGCTAAGCTAAGGGCTTCCCTCCATGTGCAATCCAAAATAACTCAGAAAACAGAGCCTAAGAAGCTTTCTTGACCATGCCAAGCTGGGATCAGAGGATTCGCAGATTGTACTCAGTAAAAAGGAAATACTCTAGTTTTTTACTTGGGtaatataactaaatctatatatttgaaaaaagcATCTTTTGCAAGTATGTGATATTAAACTAGGGGGGTGaggggtgtgatcaattgctaacttttttaagttgctaacttgctaactcatcaatgcagtgtattaaaaatgtcaacaagatgacattaaaatgtcaacataattttgttgaacttcaatataatgtgctgatattatgtgttaacaTTTTGATGTccccgtgttgacatttttaatacactgtattgatgagttagcacagttagcaacttaaatagttagcaatataacacatcCTGGGGGGGTGATatgttcataattaatttatctttaatttaatagagATCTTTGACAAGCATGTGAACATGAGAGAATTGCAACATGAGGTTGGGATATAAAAACAGGAAAAGAAACCTGAATCCAGAGGCTGTACACTAGATATCCTTAGGGGAATGTCATCAAGAAGTCGCAGGTGCTTCGACAGGTCATCATAAGCCTTCATTAAACTTCCAGCATGGGATACAGGATCTGAAAACAAATTACAATTGTCAATGATTTTACTTTCTTCAAGCTtctaaaaaacattaaaaaactaagaaaGGCAACACCATACCTTTGTTGCCGTGGCGAAGTACAAAATCAAGTTGATCTACAATCGcaatgatattttgttttggaaGGGACAGATGGCGCATAAGAACATGCTCACATATTTCCTTTAAGATAAGATGTTTTTCCCATGCTTCGTGCTCCCATACTAAAATCAAGGATATGCATGATAATATCATTCTATTATCTTCGGTACTCCAAATCATCAAAAGAAGTGGCATAATTCCTTACCTGCAACTTCAGCAATTTTACCATCACGGAACCATCTGAGTGTAGCTTTATCCCCCCAGAAATTTCTAAATGCCACCGCCTATCAAAGCATAAATATCAGGTGAGGAAATTAGTTGAGttgaaaaagaatatatacatGCTATCCTACCACAGCAATAATATAAAGTGATCacagggaaaaaaaaattgatgtaaaGAATTGTGTACTACCTTATCTTTTTCTTCCGGACTTGGACCCAGAACAGCCTGTTTGAAAGCTTCCTCCACAGATCCAATTGCGATCCCAACAAATAAAGGTTCACCATCAAGCACAGATAAACCCTAAATGTTTAAGCAATTTAAACCAAGTTTGAATTAGTTATGTCCTTTAGGCACAATAACTGAAGTTTATCAAGTACTCTATAATAAGCTAATTAGAGCATACATTCTCAAAATTGCAACCGGAAGAAGCATTTCTCCAGATTACTCTAACAAGCTTGGTTCTTCCTCTCAGTGCTTCATCAATGACACACAGTACCCTCTGCTCATAAGACCTCCAACATTCATCATCCAAGCAATATCCAGAAACATGGAAATCATGGTTGTCCTTTAAATTCAACCTAAAGGATTACAGGTGAATTTGCATCAAACTATTAATAATTAGGTTAGATGTGAATTTTCATCAAAGTTTACATCATAATCCAAAAGCAATATTACATATGAATTCCCCAATCTATTCCATCACAAAGGTGCTGGTTTTTTCACTCAAAGCTGTTTGATGCCTAATCATTCATTTGCAGCTTCAGGCATGAGATGATTACGCTTTTTGATTTTGCCTATTCATCTTTGAATCTTTGAGATCAGAGAAGCCAACATTTGCCAAAAAAGTATACTGCTTAAAAAATGGCAACTTAGCATTCTGCTTTCTTGGCACAAACAGATAACACCTGGTTTAACAGAACTAGATACTACTAATATAACATGACAGTTGTTTGCCGATTGGAAAAATTGTAGTAcagtttagttttttaatagctgaattacaaaaaaaaaagtcaagaTCCAAACCAACACATTTACATAAAGAAAAGACAACAACATACATGTACgtgtttcaaaaaaattaccttATGCAATAGTCATATTTAGCGGGATAATCAATATTGGTCATGAAAATCTCATCAAAAccttcatactcacatttatCCATGCAGCTTAGCGCTACAGCAGCCTCGTCACGTAActatatacaaaatttaacaTCTCTCACGTTAGCAAAACATGACATGGATATGCCAAACACAGATTTAATCACAAAATGGAAGTTACCTCTTGGAACCCACTAGGTGACATTCGGAAGGCCGCATTGTAGTTGCCACATGGATCACAAATCATAATTGGAAATGACTGCAACTGTGTCTTCCTCTCCTGTAAATCCAAAGACAAATTGAACCACTACAATGATTAAGTGAAAGCAACAACacttcttaaaaaaaaattctattacAAGTAGCAacaacatttcttaaaaaaaatattatccatAGGAATTTTGATAAAGAAACCATCTTGTacatgagaaaaaatattagtcaTAAAGGAGAGAGGAAGCAATATCATATTGAATTACAAACAAGAAGCATCATCCACAAAATAATAGCCTAGCAACAAAAATAGTGGGCACAAATTTATGCAAAAACACTTACTTACAC
This window contains:
- the LOC125207827 gene encoding nucleolar protein 6-like encodes the protein MASVAEINESATNLKFRELLKEVQLDYSPENTSIVDSVVSAIRDAVDSIPDGLPVTKDIAPRFVRDVGADKVDFKFRKPKSVEIGGSYSFQCVAKPDVNVDLFLRLPKECFHEKDYLNYRYHAKRFLYLCIIKKHLKSSPLIKGVEWSAFHNEARKPVLVVYPAVQLSNNIAFTVKIIPTAPSIFAFSKLSFERNNIRSLNQATPKYNNSILEDMFIEENAEFVKRTFKGCKELGEALILLKVWARKASLYVHDCLSGFMITVIMAYLVTKSGKNRISSEMNAMQILRITLDFIANSKVWDSGIFFQPESERNVSNKERKTQLQSFPIMICDPCGNYNAAFRMSPSGFQELRDEAAVALSCMDKCEYEGFDEIFMTNIDYPAKYDYCIRLNLKDNHDFHVSGYCLDDECWRSYEQRVLCVIDEALRGRTKLVRVIWRNASSGCNFENGLSVLDGEPLFVGIAIGSVEEAFKQAVLGPSPEEKDKAVAFRNFWGDKATLRWFRDGKIAEVAVWEHEAWEKHLILKEICEHVLMRHLSLPKQNIIAIVDQLDFVLRHGNKDPVSHAGSLMKAYDDLSKHLRLLDDIPLRISSVQPLDSAFRLTSVFPPVPHPLANKENARIKLEKHTATCVQPLEVMIQLEGSGNWPMDELAMEKTKTAFLLRIAESLHSKFRITCTATEDDVDIFVSGYAFRLKILHERGLSLVKKLGGQTKHVLSADKKLFLRGQHSSMIDGFRGRYPIYGPIVRLAKRWVSAHLLSNSLPEEAIELLVAHLFLKPLPFRPPCSRITGFLRFLQLLSDYDWSFSPLIVDINGDLTPDDGKEINESFMSNRKQYEVNMHNVKPAMFLATSYDKESEAWTMQSPTAAELKRLAAYATSSANLLTNVVMKNQLDAYGWERLFRTPLNNYNAVVLLHRDKLPYPHRLLFPSELKLGKQVIRGNASKAFQPFLLQEEMKKNTDELKNKLMVGFDPQKYLISEIEREFPDTFKVWCDSLGGDAIGLTCANSSSKKRDRDDIGEDKDLFDTLKAVGEFGKGFVKSVHLLKTPKVSS